The following proteins are co-located in the Desulfatitalea tepidiphila genome:
- a CDS encoding dihydroorotase, producing MPMLIRGARVIDPGKLDQVSDVLIEKGRIAAVQPVGTLDRVGGESEMQVIEAQGLWLTPGLIDMHVHFREPGQEYKETILTGSRAAAAGGFTAVATMPNTDPVNDEPAITALIRQRGVEAGLVRVLPVAAISKGIKGEQLCEFGELKAAGAVGVSDDGRPVMNAQLMRRALEYAAAFGLLVVSHCEDLHLAEGGAMNEGVTATRMGLSGIPNAAESVMVMRDIALAQLTGAPVHIAHVSARQSVTAIRRAKEEGIRVTAETAPHYFTLTDAAVEGYNTHAKMNPPLRSEEDREAVRQGLADGTLDAIATDHAPHSVMEKEVEFDRAANGIIGLETSLPLGLKLVQEGVLTIDTLITRMAAAPARILGMESGVRAGLTADLTLIDPEKVFTVKAVDLNSKSRNTPFDGWQLKGKAVMTILGGKITYQDVGAGSLGRG from the coding sequence ATGCCGATGCTGATTAGAGGCGCGCGGGTCATCGACCCGGGAAAACTGGACCAGGTGAGCGATGTCCTGATCGAAAAGGGGCGCATCGCCGCGGTGCAGCCGGTCGGCACACTGGATCGAGTGGGCGGCGAAAGCGAGATGCAGGTCATCGAAGCGCAGGGCTTATGGTTGACGCCGGGGCTCATCGACATGCATGTCCATTTTCGCGAGCCGGGACAGGAGTATAAAGAGACGATCCTCACCGGCAGCCGGGCCGCGGCGGCGGGCGGGTTCACGGCCGTAGCCACCATGCCCAACACCGATCCGGTGAACGATGAACCGGCCATTACCGCCCTGATCCGCCAGCGAGGGGTCGAGGCGGGCCTGGTGCGGGTGCTGCCCGTGGCCGCCATCAGCAAGGGGATCAAGGGCGAGCAGTTGTGCGAATTCGGCGAGCTGAAGGCCGCCGGCGCCGTGGGTGTGAGCGATGACGGTCGGCCTGTGATGAATGCCCAGCTCATGCGACGTGCACTGGAATATGCGGCCGCGTTCGGCCTCCTGGTCGTCTCCCATTGCGAGGACTTGCATTTGGCAGAGGGCGGCGCCATGAACGAAGGGGTTACCGCCACCCGCATGGGGTTGTCCGGTATTCCCAATGCCGCCGAAAGCGTCATGGTGATGCGCGACATCGCTCTGGCCCAGCTCACCGGGGCGCCGGTGCATATCGCCCATGTCAGTGCCCGCCAATCGGTGACCGCCATCCGGCGCGCCAAAGAAGAGGGTATTCGGGTGACGGCCGAAACCGCGCCGCACTACTTCACGCTCACCGACGCAGCCGTTGAGGGTTACAACACCCACGCCAAGATGAACCCACCCCTGAGATCCGAAGAGGATCGCGAGGCCGTCAGGCAGGGATTGGCCGACGGCACGCTGGATGCCATCGCCACGGACCATGCCCCCCATTCGGTGATGGAAAAGGAGGTGGAGTTCGACCGGGCGGCCAACGGCATCATCGGCCTGGAGACCTCCCTGCCGCTGGGGTTGAAGTTGGTGCAGGAGGGGGTGTTGACCATCGATACGCTCATCACCCGCATGGCCGCGGCGCCGGCCCGCATCCTGGGGATGGAGAGCGGTGTGCGCGCTGGGCTGACGGCCGATTTGACGCTCATCGACCCGGAAAAAGTCTTCACGGTCAAGGCCGTCGATCTAAATTCCAAGAGCCGCAACACGCCCTTCGACGGATGGCAGCTCAAAGGCAAAGCCGTGATGACCATCCTGGGCGGCAAGATAACGTATCAAGATGTCGGCGCTGGGTCTTTGGGGCGGGGATAA
- a CDS encoding sigma-54-dependent transcriptional regulator: MTPSDAHLLIVDDERSMRELLEYMLSKEGYQIDLAENGRKAIEKIQATDYDLVLTDIKLGDLTGLDVLRAAKRKNPNIVVIMISAFATTETAVEAMNDGAYDYVPKPFDNDELKETIANALERKTLDAEREAMEDELKSTVHFDKIVGGSPRMLHIYQMVRQVAKTRTNILITGESGTGKELIARAIHDNSDRADKAFIPVNCGGIPETLVESEFFGHKKGAFTGATQDKQGLLEAAHGGTIFLDEVGELSITMQVKLLRAVQERSFRAVGGTRDINVDIRIISATNKRLEDEVIAGRFREDLFYRLNVIEIKVPPLRERKGDLKILTQHFIEKFSREMGKEVTKVSSYAIDLLKKYNFPGNVRELENLIERSVALSSTNILLPDSLAMSIHKRRWIEGVQNKRFDLDEVPHGVSLDNILADIEQAYLKKALECTSGNKNKAAELLGITFRSFRYRLDKLNIEAAD, translated from the coding sequence ATGACCCCATCCGATGCCCATCTGCTGATTGTCGACGACGAGCGGAGCATGCGCGAACTGCTCGAATACATGCTCTCCAAAGAAGGCTACCAGATCGACCTGGCCGAAAACGGCCGCAAGGCGATCGAGAAGATCCAGGCGACGGATTATGATCTGGTGCTCACCGACATCAAGCTGGGGGACCTTACCGGCCTGGATGTATTGCGCGCTGCAAAGCGGAAGAACCCCAACATCGTGGTCATCATGATTTCGGCCTTCGCCACCACCGAAACGGCGGTCGAAGCCATGAACGACGGGGCCTACGACTACGTTCCCAAGCCGTTCGACAACGACGAGCTCAAGGAGACCATCGCCAACGCCCTGGAGCGCAAGACCCTCGATGCCGAGCGCGAGGCCATGGAAGACGAGCTGAAAAGCACGGTTCATTTCGATAAGATCGTGGGCGGCAGCCCCCGCATGCTGCACATCTACCAGATGGTGCGCCAGGTGGCCAAGACGCGCACCAATATATTGATTACCGGCGAAAGCGGCACCGGAAAAGAGCTCATCGCCCGGGCTATTCATGACAACAGCGACCGCGCCGACAAGGCCTTCATCCCCGTCAACTGCGGCGGCATTCCCGAAACCCTGGTGGAGAGTGAGTTTTTCGGCCACAAGAAGGGTGCCTTCACCGGCGCCACCCAGGACAAGCAGGGCCTGCTCGAAGCGGCCCACGGCGGCACCATCTTCCTGGACGAGGTCGGTGAACTGAGCATCACCATGCAGGTCAAGCTGCTGCGGGCCGTGCAGGAGCGCAGTTTTCGCGCCGTGGGCGGCACCCGCGACATCAACGTGGATATTCGCATCATCTCGGCCACCAACAAGCGTCTAGAAGACGAGGTCATCGCAGGGCGTTTCCGCGAGGATCTGTTTTACCGACTCAACGTCATCGAGATCAAGGTGCCCCCCCTGCGCGAGCGCAAAGGCGACCTGAAGATCCTTACCCAGCACTTCATCGAGAAATTCAGCCGCGAGATGGGCAAAGAGGTGACCAAGGTTTCTTCTTACGCCATCGACCTGCTCAAAAAATACAACTTTCCCGGCAACGTGCGCGAGCTGGAAAACCTCATCGAACGCTCAGTGGCCCTCTCCTCCACCAACATTCTGTTGCCTGACAGCCTGGCCATGTCCATCCACAAGCGCCGCTGGATCGAGGGTGTTCAGAACAAGCGCTTCGATCTGGACGAAGTGCCCCACGGCGTCTCCCTGGACAACATCCTGGCCGACATCGAACAGGCCTACCTTAAAAAGGCCTTGGAGTGCACCAGCGGCAACAAGAACAAGGCCGCCGAACTTCTCGGCATCACCTTCCGGTCGTTCCGCTATCGGTTGGACAAGCTGAATATCGAAGCGGCCGATTAG